One stretch of Hevea brasiliensis isolate MT/VB/25A 57/8 chromosome 12, ASM3005281v1, whole genome shotgun sequence DNA includes these proteins:
- the LOC110663669 gene encoding cytochrome P450 81Q32: MEAASWLSLPLLLTLIFVSKFILQKLVNNKNYPPSPPSLPILGHLHLLKVPFHRTLHELSAKYGHALLLRFGSRKVLVVSSPAAVEECFTTNDVIFANRPRLLAGKHLNYNYKTIGLSSYGEQWRNLRRLASLELFSTARLAMFSSIRQEEVLLLLKQLFQDSNEKEVKVKLSSRFVDLAFNVMMRMVAGKRYYGKDVVDKEASQFRDIMREFAEIHGTMNLNDLLPVLQWVDFQGVERRMKRLMKKMDTFLQYLVDEHRKMRSESSLGSSGDRKMSLIDVLISLQKKQPELYSDVDIKAFMLTMLVAGTETSATTMEWAMSLLLNHPQTAKKAVAEIDTHVGLDRLLDEADLSKLNYLQNVINETFRLYPALPFLLPHESSNDCTVYGFDVPRGTMLLVNLWTIHRDPRLWAEPTAFMPERFESEESEGYKLIPFGAGRRACPGALLARQVIGLALGALIQAFEWGRIGNEEINMTEGTGLSMPKAEPLEVLCKPRQAITNLLSAL; this comes from the exons atggaagcagCTTCCTGGTTGAGCTTGCCACTCCTCTTAACCCTaatttttgtctcaaaatttattttacaaaaacTTGTAAACAATAAAAATTACCCTCCCAGCCCCCCTTCTCTTCCAATTTTAGGACATCTCCATTTGCTTAAGGTACCATTTCATCGAACTCTTCATGAGCTTTCTGCAAAATATGGGCATGCGTTGCTTCTCCGATTCGGTAGTCGTAAAGTCCTAGTTGTTTCTTCACCAGCCGCAGTTGAGGAGTGCTTTACAACAAATGATGTCATCTTCGCAAATCGGCCACGCTTGCTTGCTGGAAAACACCTTAATTACAACTACAAGACAATAGGATTGTCCTCCTATGGCGAACAGTGGCGCAACCTTAGACGCCTCGCATCCTTAGAGCTTTTCTCTACAGCGCGTCTAGCCATGTTTAGCAGTATTAGGCAAGAGGAGGTCCTGTTATTGCTCAAGCAATTATTCCAGGACTCGAATGAAAAAGAGGTGAAAGTGAAGCTGTCATCCAGGTTTGTGGATCTTGCTTTTAATGTCATGATGAGGATGGTGGCAGGAAAACGGTATTATGGAAAGGATGTAGTAGATAAAGAAGCAAGTCAGTTTCGGGATATTATGAGAGAATTTGCAGAAATCCATGGTACCATGAATTTGAATGATCTTTTGCCAGTGCTACAATGGGTGGATTTTCAAGGCGTGGAGAGGAGAATGAAAAGATTGATGAAGAAAATGGATACCTTTTTGCAGTACCTGGTTGATGAGCACAGGAAAATGAGAAGTGAATCGTCCTTGGGTTCATCTGGTGACAGGAAGATGTCATTGATTGATGTCCTGATATCACTGCAGAAGAAACAACCAGAACTCTATAGTGACGTGGATATCAAAGCTTTTATGCTG ACTATGCTGGTTGCTGGAACAGAAACTTCAGCAACTACCATGGAATGGGCGATGTCACTCCTCCTCAACCATCCACAAACAGCAAAAAAGGCCGTGGCTGAGATAGACACCCACGTTGGATTAGATCGTCTACTGGATGAAGCAGACCTATCAAAGCTGAATTACCTCCAAAATGTAATCAATGAGACATTTCGACTGTATCCAGCACTTCCCTTTCTATTGCCACATGAATCTTCTAATGACTGTACTGTCTATGGTTTTGATGTGCCACGAGGCACAATGTTGCTAGTCAATCTATGGACCATTCACAGAGACCCTAGGCTGTGGGCGGAGCCAACTGCATTCATGCCAGAGAGATTTGAAAGTGAAGAGAGTGAAGGGTATAAGCTAATTCCATTTGGTGCTGGACGGCGGGCTTGTCCTGGAGCTCTTCTTGCAAGGCAAGTGATAGGACTAGCACTCGGTGCTTTGATTCAGGCCTTTGAATGGGGCAGGATTGGCAACGAGGAGATCAACATGACAGAAGGAACAGGACTTTCCATGCCCAAAGCTGAGCCCTTGGAGGTTCTGTGTAAACCTCGCCAAGCTATAACCAATCTCCTCTCGGCCTTGTAA
- the LOC110663668 gene encoding cytochrome P450 81C13, protein MESMDYYLALLLVVFLLKKILFHRKQNLPPGPLALPVLGHLHLIRKPLPLALQTLLSQYGPILSLKFGSRSVIVVSSPSAVEECLTKNDIIFANRPQSMAGDHFTYNYSAFVWAPYGDFWRILRRLTVVEVFCSKSLQKTSAIREDEVGMLLCRLFRVSASGKRKVDLKFLFSLLTCNVMMRMTVGKRCVEVETEDSELEKQLFQEFKETFFPSLSLNICDFIPVLRMIGFKGIEKSMIKMNNMRDKFLQNLLDEVKLKRINSKTSDEEEKRSLVETLLSLQELEPEFYTDEVIKSIMVMMFIAGAETSAVTLEWVMSLLLDNPDALQRVKAEIDHHVGHGQLLNDLDLVKLPYLRCVINETLRLYPAGPLMLPHLSSESCTVGEFEIPRDTILLVNVWAMHRDPKVWEDPNEFKPERFEGHLGEQHGFKYIPFGAGRRACPGAGMGMRMVSLALGVLIQCFEWEKDGLEKVDMSYNYRISLSKAKPLVALCSPRQESVELLSQL, encoded by the exons ATGGAAAGCATGGACTATTACCTTGCTCTCTTGCTCGTCGTTTTCTTGCTTAAAAAAATCTTGTTCCATCGGAAGCAAAATTTACCTCCCGGTCCACTTGCTCTTCCAGTTCTTGGGCACCTCCACCTCATCCGGAAGCCACTTCCTTTGGCGCTACAGACTCTCCTGTCACAATACGGTCCAATTCTATCCCTAAAATTTGGTTCCCGATCTGTTATTGTAGTTTCTTCACCATCCGCAGTTGAAGAATGCTTAACCAAGAATGATATAATATTTGCAAACCGACCCCAGTCCATGGCTGGGGATCATTTCACCTACAACTATTCTGCCTTTGTTTGGGCACCTTACGGTGATTTTTGGCGGATCCTACGGCGACTCACTGTTGTTGAAGTCTTCTGTTCGAAGAGCCTCCAGAAAACTTCTGCCATCCGTGAGGATGAAGTTGGTATGCTACTCTGCCGACTGTTTAGGGTCTCAGCTAGTGGCAAGCGAAAGGTGGATTTGAAGTTTCTATTTTCTCTTCTAACCTGCAATGTGATGATGAGAATGACCGTCGGAAAACGTTGTGTGGAAGTGGAGACTGAGGATTCAGAGTTGGAGAAGCAATTATTTCAAGAATTCAAGGAGACGTTCTTTCCAAGCCTCTCCTTGAATATCTGTGATTTTATCCCAGTCTTGAGGATGATTGGTTTCAAAGGGATAGAGAAGAGCATGATAAAGATGAATAACATGAGAgataaatttttgcaaaatttgttAGACGAAGTTAAACTAAAGAGAATCAATTCCAAAACATCAGATGAGGAAGAGAAAAGGTCTCTGGTTGAAACTCTACTGTCCCTGCAAGAATTAGAACCTGAATTTTACACAGACGaagttatcaaaagtattatggTG ATGATGTTCATCGCCGGAGCAGAAACATCAGCAGTCACTTTGGAATGGGTAATGTCACTCCTCTTGGATAATCCAGACGCATTACAGAGAGTGAAAGCAGAGATTGATCACCATGTTGGACATGGGCAATTGCTGAATGATTTGGATCTTGTCAAGCTTCCCTACCTCCGGTGTGTCATAAATGAGACACTTAGATTATATCCTGCAGGACCCCTTATGTTACCTCATTTGTCATCTGAAAGTTGCACAGTCGGAGAATTTGAGATCCCAAGGGACACAATACTGTTGGTGAATGTTTGGGCGATGCATAGGGACCCCAAAGTTTGGGAGGATCCCAATGAGTTCAAGCCTGAAAGATTTGAGGGACATTTAGGGGAACAACATGGCTTCAAGTATATTCCTTTTGGTGCAGGGAGGAGAGCATGTCCCGGTGCTGGCATGGGCATGCGCATGGTTTCATTGGCATTGGGTGTGCTTATTCAGTGCTTTGAATGGGAAAAGGATGGGTTAGAGAAAGTGGACATGAGCTACAATTATAGAATCTCGCTTTCTAAGGCTAAGCCCTTGGTTGCTTTGTGCAGTCCACGCCAAGAGTCGGTTGAACTTCTCTCCCAACTTTAG
- the LOC110663667 gene encoding putative cyclin-A3-1: MAGSMAEQENCVRVTRAAKKRAAAMSTVEEQPVLKKRVVLGELPNLSNVVVPVNKSAGDLARKQKIKPKPKAKKAIVVKKDEASEVVDGMSDDPQMCGPYASDIYEYLHKMEMDPKRRPLPDYIEKVQKDVSPNMRGILVDWLVEVAEEYKLVSDSLYLTITYIDRFLSLNVLNRQKLQLLGVSSMLIASKYEEISPPNVEDFCYITDNTYTKEEVVKMEADILKSLKFELGSPTVKTFLRRFTRVAQEDYKSLNLQFEFLGYYLAELSLLDYNCVKFLPSLVAASVIFLVRFITKQKMHPWSLTLQHYSGYKPSDLKECVLIIHDLYLSRRGGGLQAVREKYKQHKFKCVASMPSPPEVPASFFEDLKE; this comes from the exons ATGGCCGGTTCAATGGCAGAGCAAGAGAATTGTGTTCGCGTTACTCGTGCTGCCAAAAAAAGAGCAGCGGCAATGTCTACGGTGGAGGAGCAGCCTGTGCTCAAGAAGAGAGTGGTGTTGGGGGAGCTGCCTAACTTATCAAACGTTGTCGTTCCAGTGAATAAGAGCGCTGGGGATTTGGCCCGGAAGCAGAAAATTAAGCCAAAGCCAAAGGCTAAGAAGGCTATCGTAGTCAAGAAGGATGAAGCTTCAGAGGTTGTTGATGGAATGTCTGATGACCCCCAGATGTGTGGACCATATGCATCTGACATTTATGAGTATCTTCACAAAATGGAG ATGGATCCAAAGAGAAGACCGTTGCCTGATTACATTGAAAAAGTTCAAAAGGATGTTAGCCCCAACATGAGAGGGATTCTGGTGGATTGGTTGGTGGAGGTTGCAGAGGAGTACAAGCTTGTCTCTGATAGTCTGTATCTCACTATTACGTACATAGACAGATTTCTGTCTTTGAACGTTCTTAACAGGCAGAAACTTCAACTACTGGGCGTTTCCTCAATGCTCATTGCATC AAAATATGAAGAAATCAGCCCTCCAAATGTGGAAGACTTTTGTTATATAACTGATAATACATATACCAAAGAAGAG GTGGTGAAGATGGAGGCTGACATACTGAAGTCACTGAAGTTTGAATTGGGCAGTCCTACAGTAAAGACGTTCCTAAG GAGATTTACCAGGGTTGCACAAGAGGATTACAAG AGCTTGAATTTGCAGTTTGAGTTCCTGGGGTACTACCTTGCTGAGTTAAGCTTATTGGACTATAATTGTGTGAAATTTTTGCCTTCATTGGTGGCTGCTTCTGTTATCTTTCTTGTGAGATTCATAACTAAACAAAAGATGCATCCCTGG AGTTTAACCCTGCAACATTACTCTGGATACAAGCCTTCTGACTTGAAGGAATGCGTTCTTATCATACATGACTTGTATTTGAGTAGAAGAGGAGGTGGATTACAAGCTGTGCGAGAAAAATACAAACAGCACAAG TTCAAATGTGTTGCGAGTATGCCTTCGCCTCCAGAGGTTCCAGCTTCTTTTTTTGAAGACCTTAAGGAATGA